The proteins below are encoded in one region of Acidobacteriota bacterium:
- a CDS encoding HAD family phosphatase gives MPDLSTFRPRGVVFDLDGTLVDNMPLHAQAFERFVAAHGLPAMTMDVRRRIDGKRNSEIFPMLFERELSMEDVLQFEEEKEGAYRQLSRGRLAPVRGALSLLARLDARGIPVAVATSAPLKNVEHSMKESGLGLHLTLVARGDEVPRGKPFPDVFLLAAERLGIPPDACLAFEDAPIGVAAAIGAGMTCVGITTTFTEEQFNGNIPAPHAVMPDYEAFLDGPGHWLFDA, from the coding sequence TTGCCTGATCTGTCCACGTTTCGTCCGCGTGGTGTGGTGTTCGATCTCGACGGCACGCTCGTCGACAACATGCCGCTGCACGCGCAGGCGTTCGAGCGTTTCGTGGCGGCGCACGGGTTGCCGGCGATGACGATGGACGTGCGGCGCCGCATCGACGGGAAGCGGAACAGCGAGATCTTCCCGATGCTGTTCGAGCGCGAACTGTCCATGGAAGACGTGCTGCAGTTCGAAGAAGAGAAAGAGGGCGCTTACAGGCAGCTGTCGCGCGGCAGGCTGGCGCCCGTGCGCGGCGCGCTGTCGCTGCTCGCGCGCCTCGACGCCCGCGGGATCCCCGTGGCCGTCGCCACGTCGGCGCCGCTGAAGAACGTGGAGCACAGCATGAAGGAATCGGGGCTCGGGCTGCACCTGACGCTCGTCGCGCGCGGCGACGAGGTGCCCCGCGGCAAGCCGTTCCCCGACGTGTTCCTGCTGGCAGCCGAGCGCCTCGGTATTCCGCCGGACGCCTGTCTGGCGTTCGAAGATGCCCCGATAGGCGTGGCCGCCGCCATCGGCGCGGGCATGACCTGCGTCGGCATCACCACCACGTTCACCGAGGAGCAGTTCAACGGGAACATTCCCGCCCCGCACGCGGTCATGCCCGACTACGAGGCCTTCCTCGACGGTCCCGGACACTGGCTCTTCGATGCGTGA
- a CDS encoding PEGA domain-containing protein, giving the protein MRSLEEQGTPSGRGPWMLLAGAAIVAAAIVIWFIAGGDAPAPTPAETAAQAGEAKATPSSANERPAPTERTSTPSRGPSSSAANAPRRRTEPPEPAPPAREPRELRVTSDVPGAYVFLNRKYLGTTPLASRDVTAGAFQLNVQLEGRPPVVQNVDIAEDGPTTVAVTLPPAAASAAAVAAIDLEVPVIHKHTVGSCEGTLRATGEGFRYETSHRDAFSLPYANVGTFSVDYTEKRLRLSQRGGRTWNFTTTAENADPLFVFHRDVQAARTQ; this is encoded by the coding sequence ATGCGCAGCCTCGAGGAACAAGGCACACCGTCGGGACGTGGCCCGTGGATGCTGCTGGCGGGCGCGGCGATCGTCGCCGCCGCGATCGTCATCTGGTTCATCGCTGGTGGTGACGCTCCCGCTCCGACTCCCGCGGAGACCGCCGCGCAAGCCGGAGAGGCGAAGGCAACCCCATCTAGCGCCAACGAACGCCCCGCGCCGACCGAACGAACCAGCACGCCATCGCGGGGACCGTCATCGTCTGCCGCCAACGCGCCCCGCCGCCGTACCGAGCCGCCGGAGCCGGCGCCTCCCGCACGCGAACCGCGCGAACTCCGCGTGACGAGCGACGTGCCTGGTGCGTACGTCTTCCTGAACCGCAAGTACCTCGGCACCACGCCGCTGGCGTCGCGCGACGTGACGGCCGGAGCGTTCCAGCTGAACGTGCAACTGGAAGGGCGTCCGCCCGTGGTGCAGAACGTCGACATCGCCGAAGACGGGCCGACGACAGTCGCCGTCACGCTGCCGCCCGCTGCAGCGTCGGCGGCGGCCGTCGCGGCCATCGACCTCGAGGTTCCGGTGATCCACAAGCACACGGTGGGGTCCTGCGAAGGTACGCTGCGCGCGACGGGCGAGGGGTTCCGGTACGAGACGTCGCACAGGGATGCCTTCTCGCTGCCCTACGCCAACGTCGGCACGTTCTCGGTGGACTACACGGAGAAGCGGCTCCGCCTCTCGCAGCGCGGCGGCCGCACGTGGAATTTCACCACGACGGCCGAGAACGCCGACCCGCTGTTCGTCTTCCACCGCGACGTCCAGGCCGCTCGGACACAATGA
- a CDS encoding HIT domain-containing protein yields MDHLWSPWRLQYVTTGGSVPPGCVFCTADAGADAAQDALVVHRGTTCFVILNLFPYNNGHLMVVPGRHIATLGDATPEELHELMQLTQRAERVLRHAYQPHGLNVGINIGKAAGAGVADHLHIHVVPRWNGDTNFMTTVGESRVLPETLDATAARLRPLFDPAGVF; encoded by the coding sequence ATGGATCACCTCTGGTCGCCCTGGCGCCTGCAGTACGTGACGACGGGCGGCAGCGTGCCGCCGGGATGCGTCTTCTGCACCGCCGACGCCGGTGCCGACGCCGCGCAGGATGCGCTCGTCGTCCATCGCGGCACGACCTGCTTTGTCATCCTCAATCTGTTCCCCTACAACAACGGCCACCTGATGGTGGTGCCGGGTCGTCACATCGCCACGCTGGGTGACGCGACGCCGGAAGAACTGCACGAATTGATGCAACTCACGCAGCGCGCCGAACGCGTGCTCCGCCACGCCTATCAGCCGCACGGACTCAACGTCGGGATCAACATCGGCAAGGCCGCGGGTGCTGGCGTCGCCGATCACCTGCACATCCACGTGGTTCCGCGCTGGAACGGCGACACCAACTTCATGACCACCGTCGGCGAGAGTCGCGTGTTGCCCGAGACGCTCGACGCCACCGCCGCCCGCCTGCGCCCGCTCTTCGATCCCGCCGGCGTCTTCTAG
- a CDS encoding response regulator: MSYTLLLADDSVTVQRVIELTFAEEGFKVVSFSDGDEVVGYLGAGNTPDVILADTTMPARDGYDVAAWVRGQASLAAVPVVLMTGAFEPIDDMRAEACQADAVLVKPFEPQQVVSLVKRMLGGERGESLGEFAPPRPGATPPAAEGVATLAPGLDTYASRLEQHLAMRQGRAALAPVAPPEPAEELPSAQASAPDAAVEVVEESAAAPVATPPATRAGAFAAILAEERGEGPAAVGPSSALISDALLDDIARRVAARLTDSVLREEVNARVVEIAERMIAAEIDRIKTGTV; this comes from the coding sequence ATGAGCTACACCCTGTTGCTGGCCGACGACAGCGTCACGGTCCAGCGCGTGATCGAGCTGACCTTCGCCGAGGAGGGTTTCAAGGTCGTCTCGTTCAGCGATGGAGACGAGGTCGTGGGCTATCTCGGCGCGGGGAACACGCCTGACGTCATCCTGGCCGACACCACCATGCCCGCCCGCGACGGGTACGATGTGGCGGCGTGGGTGCGCGGCCAGGCCTCGCTGGCCGCCGTGCCCGTCGTGCTGATGACGGGCGCGTTCGAGCCCATCGACGACATGCGGGCGGAAGCGTGCCAGGCCGACGCGGTGCTGGTGAAGCCGTTCGAGCCGCAGCAGGTCGTGTCGCTCGTGAAGCGCATGCTCGGGGGCGAACGCGGGGAGTCGCTGGGAGAGTTCGCGCCGCCCAGACCTGGCGCCACACCGCCGGCCGCTGAGGGCGTCGCGACGCTGGCGCCGGGACTGGACACGTACGCCTCGCGCCTCGAACAGCACCTGGCCATGCGGCAGGGACGTGCCGCGCTCGCCCCTGTTGCCCCTCCGGAGCCGGCCGAAGAGTTGCCGTCGGCTCAGGCGTCCGCGCCGGATGCGGCGGTGGAGGTCGTAGAGGAATCGGCCGCTGCCCCCGTCGCCACACCACCTGCCACCCGGGCTGGCGCGTTCGCGGCCATCCTCGCGGAGGAACGTGGAGAAGGCCCCGCGGCGGTCGGGCCGTCGAGCGCCCTCATATCCGACGCGCTCCTCGACGACATCGCGCGCCGCGTGGCCGCGCGGCTGACAGATTCGGTGCTCCGGGAGGAGGTCAACGCGCGCGTCGTGGAGATCGCGGAACGCATGATCGCGGCCGAGATCGATCGAATCAAGACCGGGACCGTCTGA
- a CDS encoding acyl-CoA dehydrogenase has protein sequence MPAAATPVALTTLSEDERLLRRSIREFAEQEVAPRVRAMDEAARLDPAVVSRLFELGLMGIEVPARLEGADGTFFHAVLAVEELSRVDPSVALLVDVHNTLVVSALRRWGTEVQQQAWLPRLATNAVGAYALSEAGSGSDAFALVTRATRDGDDFVLDGRKLWITNAAEAALFVVFATVDPTAGYRGITAFLVPRDTPGFTIGRKEDKLGIRASSTCELVFDGCRIPASSVLGEVGRGYKVAIETLNEGRIGIGAQMLGLAQGALDHAIRYTKERRQFGKAIADFQGVRFQLARAAMEVESARLLVYNAARLRDAGQPFLTEAAMCKLHASEVAERTASLAINLFGGYGFVKDAPVEKLYRDAKVGQIYEGASNLQLQTIAKALLA, from the coding sequence ATGCCCGCTGCCGCGACGCCCGTGGCCCTCACGACCCTCTCCGAAGACGAGCGCCTGCTGCGCCGGAGCATCCGCGAATTCGCCGAGCAGGAGGTGGCTCCGCGCGTTCGCGCCATGGACGAGGCTGCGCGTCTCGATCCTGCCGTGGTGTCGCGTCTCTTCGAGCTGGGTCTGATGGGCATCGAGGTGCCGGCACGGCTCGAGGGCGCCGACGGCACGTTCTTCCATGCCGTGCTCGCCGTCGAGGAACTGTCGCGCGTGGATCCGTCAGTGGCCCTGCTCGTCGACGTCCACAACACGCTCGTCGTGAGCGCCCTGCGCCGCTGGGGCACCGAGGTGCAGCAACAGGCCTGGCTGCCGCGCCTGGCCACCAACGCCGTCGGCGCCTATGCCCTCTCCGAGGCGGGATCGGGCAGCGACGCGTTCGCGCTCGTCACGCGCGCCACGCGCGACGGCGACGACTTCGTGCTCGACGGCCGGAAGCTGTGGATCACCAACGCCGCGGAGGCGGCGCTCTTCGTGGTATTCGCGACAGTGGATCCCACGGCGGGCTATCGCGGGATCACCGCGTTCCTCGTGCCGCGCGACACGCCCGGATTCACGATCGGACGCAAGGAGGACAAGCTCGGCATCCGCGCGAGCAGCACCTGCGAGCTCGTGTTCGACGGCTGCCGCATCCCCGCGTCGAGCGTGCTGGGCGAGGTGGGACGCGGCTACAAGGTCGCCATCGAAACGCTGAACGAAGGACGCATCGGCATCGGCGCGCAGATGCTCGGCCTCGCGCAGGGCGCGCTCGATCACGCCATTCGCTACACGAAGGAACGCCGGCAGTTCGGCAAGGCCATCGCCGACTTCCAGGGCGTGCGGTTCCAGCTCGCACGGGCGGCGATGGAGGTCGAGTCGGCGCGACTGCTCGTGTACAACGCGGCACGCCTGCGCGATGCGGGACAGCCGTTCCTCACCGAAGCGGCGATGTGCAAGCTGCACGCGTCGGAGGTCGCCGAACGGACGGCGTCGCTCGCGATCAACCTGTTCGGCGGCTATGGCTTCGTCAAGGACGCGCCCGTCGAGAAGCTGTATCGCGACGCGAAGGTCGGCCAGATCTACGAAGGCGCGTCGAACCTGCAACTGCAGACGATCGCCAAAGCGCTGCTCGCCTGA
- a CDS encoding integration host factor subunit beta, whose product MTKADLVEEVSRVSALTKKDAELIVETVFQSVVRALQDGDKVELRGFGSFRLRRREPRQGRNPKTGDRVDVPSKHVPYFKPGKELKDLINASTVDDEPEAVEAGEASVAS is encoded by the coding sequence ATGACCAAGGCGGATCTCGTCGAAGAGGTCTCCCGTGTCTCCGCGCTCACCAAGAAGGACGCCGAACTGATCGTCGAGACGGTCTTCCAGTCGGTGGTCCGCGCCCTGCAGGACGGCGACAAGGTGGAACTCAGGGGATTCGGCAGCTTCCGCCTGCGTCGACGCGAGCCCCGCCAGGGCCGCAACCCCAAGACCGGCGATCGCGTGGACGTGCCGTCCAAGCACGTGCCCTACTTCAAGCCGGGCAAGGAACTGAAGGATCTGATCAACGCCAGTACCGTCGACGACGAGCCGGAAGCCGTCGAAGCCGGCGAGGCATCCGTCGCCTCCTGA
- a CDS encoding type II toxin-antitoxin system prevent-host-death family antitoxin: MGKATVSVRELQQNPKAVMGRVERGETVEVTRHRRPVARLAPVRPIGKATAWPDLEARTRAVFGDRVLPMSGAALVIESRGER; the protein is encoded by the coding sequence ATGGGCAAGGCGACCGTGTCCGTGCGGGAACTGCAGCAGAACCCGAAGGCCGTGATGGGGCGTGTGGAACGGGGCGAGACCGTTGAAGTGACTCGTCACAGGAGGCCGGTGGCGCGACTGGCTCCCGTGCGTCCGATCGGCAAGGCCACGGCATGGCCGGATCTGGAGGCGCGGACCCGCGCCGTGTTCGGCGATCGCGTGTTGCCGATGAGCGGTGCTGCGCTCGTCATCGAGAGTCGCGGAGAGCGATGA
- a CDS encoding SpoIIE family protein phosphatase, whose protein sequence is MTPAGLKLVPGSPGATTEILPEATPIVIGRDPLSNVVLAEPSVSRRHAQVTWRDEALILEDLGSAVGTFVNDVRITAHILADGDRVRFGRRVQFDVVSQTIATLLESAGPDDRNAGVRHLQELLDVARQLNSAAVLPEVLAAVLRSAIRIMRADAGALALINPDQKLELVLRLPGLASPPVGQQEMDLLTQAVKGRRTITSQAMHETLVGGAVGSRPDIVATPLMVARRALADDSSFIGRLDAVGALLVSRPASMHVVPHEEIAIFESLAADAAMAIDSARLYKDARAKARYEHEMTIAKDIQAALLQPPPEVPFASTFAQTESAASVGGDLYQGVIRPDGSLALTLGDVSGKGVGASLIMALATGMLRLLHDLGQPLSDILPTLHTELLHYSPGNKYLTLGAAVLHGDGRLELANAGHCAPALVRASGEVTMLESGGPVLGLLPFGSWDVETITMSPGDALVIYSDGVSESTSHTGEDFGTSGIASTLAAVAGRTPSEMAHALLDAAVEFRDGRPAGDDVSLLVVRYEG, encoded by the coding sequence ATGACACCTGCCGGCCTGAAACTCGTCCCCGGTTCCCCCGGCGCGACGACAGAGATCCTCCCCGAAGCCACTCCGATCGTCATCGGGCGCGACCCGCTCTCGAACGTCGTGCTCGCGGAGCCCAGCGTGTCGCGACGCCATGCACAGGTGACCTGGCGCGACGAGGCGTTGATCCTCGAAGACCTTGGCAGCGCCGTGGGGACGTTCGTGAACGACGTCCGCATCACGGCGCACATCCTGGCCGATGGGGATCGCGTGCGCTTCGGCCGGCGCGTCCAGTTCGACGTGGTGAGCCAGACCATCGCCACGCTGCTGGAGTCGGCAGGCCCCGACGACCGTAACGCCGGCGTGAGGCATCTCCAGGAACTGCTCGACGTTGCGCGGCAACTGAACAGCGCGGCCGTGCTGCCCGAAGTGCTGGCGGCGGTCTTGCGGTCGGCCATCCGCATCATGCGCGCCGATGCCGGCGCGCTCGCGCTCATCAACCCGGACCAGAAGCTCGAACTCGTCCTGCGCCTGCCGGGACTGGCGTCGCCACCCGTCGGGCAGCAGGAAATGGACCTGCTCACGCAGGCCGTGAAGGGGCGCCGCACCATCACGAGTCAGGCGATGCACGAGACGCTCGTCGGCGGCGCGGTGGGGTCCCGCCCAGACATCGTGGCCACTCCGCTCATGGTTGCCAGGCGCGCGCTGGCCGACGACTCGTCGTTCATCGGCCGCCTCGACGCAGTGGGTGCGCTCCTCGTGTCGCGCCCCGCCAGCATGCATGTGGTGCCGCACGAGGAGATTGCCATCTTCGAATCGCTGGCTGCAGACGCGGCCATGGCGATCGATTCGGCGCGGCTCTACAAGGACGCCCGTGCCAAGGCGCGTTACGAACATGAGATGACGATCGCCAAGGACATCCAGGCCGCGCTCCTGCAACCGCCGCCTGAGGTGCCCTTCGCGTCGACGTTCGCACAGACCGAGTCCGCCGCGTCGGTCGGCGGCGACCTGTATCAGGGCGTGATACGGCCGGATGGCAGCCTGGCCCTCACGCTCGGCGACGTGTCGGGTAAGGGGGTCGGGGCGTCGCTCATCATGGCGCTCGCGACGGGCATGCTGCGCCTGCTGCACGACCTCGGCCAGCCCTTGTCGGACATCCTGCCCACGCTCCACACGGAGTTGCTGCACTACAGTCCCGGCAACAAGTACCTCACGCTCGGTGCCGCGGTGCTGCATGGCGATGGTCGCCTCGAACTCGCCAATGCGGGACACTGCGCGCCCGCGCTCGTGCGCGCGTCAGGCGAGGTGACGATGCTCGAGTCGGGAGGGCCGGTGCTCGGACTCCTGCCGTTCGGTTCGTGGGACGTGGAGACGATCACGATGTCGCCTGGCGACGCGCTCGTCATCTACAGCGATGGGGTCAGCGAGTCGACCTCTCACACGGGCGAGGACTTCGGGACGAGTGGCATCGCGTCGACGCTGGCGGCGGTCGCCGGGCGCACGCCATCGGAGATGGCGCATGCGCTGCTCGACGCGGCGGTCGAGTTCAGAGACGGCCGCCCCGCAGGCGACGACGTCTCGCTGCTCGTCGTGCGGTACGAAGGGTGA
- a CDS encoding VWA domain-containing protein, producing the protein MLGSALRSAVAVLTFSATLVGVAAQQSSAPPASSQQPPSARPPATPPADAEPPQDPDAPAQPTFRTDINFVRVDAIVTDKQGRPVADLTPADFEVLEDGKPQTVETFKLIRVDGHPPPGESSAREINSIYAEEAEARRDDVRLFVIFFDDYHVRLGTSLSVKDPLVRFIDTQVGPLDMIAMMYPLDPVRAVSFTRNKKAVIQQILSWQGRKYRYIPPRNIFEEQYANYPTQIVEKIRNQVSLTALRGLMTRLGGLREGRKTVIVVSEGYTDYVPPQLRGNNAQSGIVGVGTSALTGDASIDPMGALAEDRNRFFGDMDVQNLMRDVTREANRNNVSMYMLDPRGLAGFEFDIDEGIGLTMDGTALRATQDTLRVMADETDGRAIVNRNDIGGGLAQMMRDASAYYLLGYSSSAAPTDGRFHQIRVRVKRPGVEVRARRGYWALRADEAATAMAAPVAGPPPDVGIALSEIDRVARAKSVRTWVGYAPDPSGKTRVLFSWEPVSAAAGAQASGVEPVSQVTVMAVNETEGPVFRGKVQGAPAGPSAGGPPVPGGGQTSFLIAPGTAQVKVSMEGTSGGVVDSDILELAVPDFSKDPQVVGTPALFRARTQRDMQALMAAPTVQPTAARQFSRTEKLLLRVTVTGAEPSIRLMSRAGDGMSPLVVRPAPEGSPFTHQAEIPLASLPAGDFLIEVKAGAADDAPRRLTGLKVTN; encoded by the coding sequence ATGCTCGGGTCAGCGCTGCGCAGTGCCGTCGCCGTCCTGACGTTCTCGGCCACGCTGGTCGGCGTGGCGGCACAACAGTCGTCCGCGCCGCCGGCATCTTCGCAACAGCCACCCTCGGCGCGGCCGCCGGCGACTCCGCCTGCCGACGCCGAACCGCCGCAGGATCCCGATGCTCCGGCGCAGCCGACGTTCCGGACCGACATCAACTTCGTTCGCGTCGACGCCATCGTCACGGACAAGCAAGGACGTCCGGTTGCGGACCTGACGCCGGCGGACTTCGAAGTCCTGGAGGACGGCAAGCCGCAGACCGTCGAGACCTTCAAGCTGATTCGCGTCGACGGCCATCCGCCGCCAGGAGAGTCATCGGCGCGCGAGATCAACTCGATCTACGCCGAGGAGGCCGAAGCCCGCCGCGACGATGTGCGGTTGTTCGTGATCTTCTTCGACGACTACCACGTGCGCCTCGGCACGAGCCTCTCGGTGAAGGATCCGCTGGTCCGGTTCATCGACACGCAGGTCGGCCCGCTCGACATGATCGCGATGATGTATCCGCTCGATCCCGTGCGCGCGGTGAGCTTCACGCGCAACAAGAAGGCGGTGATCCAGCAGATCCTCTCGTGGCAGGGCCGCAAGTACCGGTACATCCCGCCGCGCAACATCTTCGAGGAGCAGTACGCGAACTATCCCACGCAGATCGTCGAGAAGATCCGCAACCAGGTGAGCCTGACAGCGCTTCGCGGCCTGATGACGCGCCTCGGCGGCCTGCGCGAAGGCCGCAAGACCGTGATCGTGGTGAGCGAGGGCTACACGGACTACGTGCCGCCGCAGCTGCGTGGCAACAACGCGCAGAGCGGCATCGTGGGCGTCGGCACGTCGGCGTTGACCGGCGACGCGTCAATCGATCCGATGGGGGCGCTGGCGGAGGATCGCAACAGGTTCTTCGGCGACATGGACGTGCAGAATCTCATGCGCGACGTGACGAGGGAGGCCAATCGGAACAACGTGTCGATGTACATGCTCGACCCGCGCGGCCTGGCGGGCTTCGAGTTCGACATCGACGAGGGCATAGGCCTGACGATGGACGGCACGGCGCTGCGTGCGACGCAGGACACGCTGCGGGTGATGGCCGACGAGACGGATGGTCGCGCGATCGTGAACCGCAACGACATCGGCGGCGGGCTCGCGCAGATGATGCGCGATGCCAGCGCGTACTACCTCCTCGGGTACTCGTCCAGCGCCGCGCCGACAGACGGCCGGTTCCATCAGATTCGGGTGCGCGTGAAGCGGCCGGGCGTGGAAGTGCGCGCGCGTCGCGGCTACTGGGCGCTCAGGGCGGACGAGGCCGCGACGGCCATGGCGGCACCGGTGGCGGGACCACCGCCCGACGTGGGGATCGCCTTGTCGGAGATCGACAGGGTTGCGCGCGCGAAGAGCGTGCGCACCTGGGTGGGGTATGCGCCGGACCCGAGCGGCAAGACGCGCGTGCTCTTCTCGTGGGAGCCCGTGTCGGCGGCTGCCGGCGCGCAGGCCTCGGGCGTCGAACCCGTGTCACAGGTCACCGTGATGGCCGTGAATGAAACCGAAGGACCGGTGTTCCGCGGCAAGGTGCAGGGCGCGCCGGCAGGACCCTCCGCAGGCGGTCCTCCCGTGCCGGGCGGTGGACAGACGTCGTTCCTCATCGCGCCGGGCACCGCGCAGGTGAAGGTGTCGATGGAAGGGACGTCCGGCGGTGTTGTCGATTCGGACATCCTCGAACTGGCGGTGCCCGACTTCAGCAAGGACCCTCAGGTGGTGGGGACGCCCGCGCTCTTCCGGGCGCGGACGCAGCGCGACATGCAGGCGCTGATGGCGGCGCCCACGGTGCAACCGACGGCCGCCCGTCAGTTCAGTCGTACCGAGAAGCTGCTGCTGCGCGTCACGGTGACGGGTGCCGAACCATCGATTCGGTTGATGAGCCGTGCGGGCGACGGCATGAGCCCGCTCGTCGTGCGGCCCGCTCCGGAGGGCAGTCCGTTCACGCACCAAGCCGAGATCCCCCTCGCGAGCCTCCCGGCCGGCGATTTCCTGATCGAAGTGAAGGCCGGCGCCGCCGACGATGCGCCGCGCCGGCTGACCGGCCTGAAGGTCACCAACTGA
- a CDS encoding acyl-CoA dehydrogenase family protein has product MRVTPSDRQQAFADLARRFADDVVAPVAADIDERHAFPRDLIRQAGALGLGGITIPEEWGGAGADDVAYVLALEAIARASATVAVILSVTTSLVAETLLRHGTAEQRAAWLRRLVTGEAIGAFALSEEQAGSDAANQQTLAIPTGDGYRLTGTKVWVANAEAADVAIVFASADPAQRARRISAFLVPMSAPGVTRRNLTDSLGVRGLGCMDLVLDDVAVGVEDVIGEPGQGFAIAMQALDGGRIAIAAQALGVGEASLQQALAYAKRRVAFGQPIADYQAVQFMLADMATGLEAARMLTWRAATTKARRGRVTVEAAMAKLAASEAAHAAADRAMQILASEGYRRGSTAERFFRDVRATEIYQGTSEVQRMVIAEGVV; this is encoded by the coding sequence GTGCGCGTCACCCCCAGCGATCGGCAGCAGGCGTTTGCGGACCTCGCGCGTCGGTTCGCCGACGATGTCGTCGCGCCCGTGGCGGCGGACATTGACGAGCGTCACGCGTTTCCGCGCGACTTGATCCGACAGGCCGGGGCTCTCGGGCTTGGGGGCATCACCATCCCCGAAGAGTGGGGCGGTGCCGGTGCGGACGATGTGGCGTACGTGCTCGCGCTCGAAGCGATCGCACGCGCGAGTGCGACGGTCGCCGTGATCCTGTCGGTGACCACGTCGCTGGTTGCCGAGACGTTGTTGCGGCACGGCACCGCCGAGCAGCGCGCCGCATGGCTGCGTCGCCTCGTCACGGGCGAGGCCATCGGTGCGTTCGCGCTGTCGGAGGAGCAGGCGGGATCGGACGCCGCCAATCAGCAGACGCTGGCCATACCCACGGGCGATGGCTACCGTCTCACCGGCACGAAGGTGTGGGTGGCCAACGCCGAAGCCGCAGACGTCGCCATCGTCTTTGCGAGCGCGGATCCCGCGCAGCGCGCGCGACGCATCTCCGCGTTCCTCGTGCCGATGTCCGCCCCCGGCGTCACGCGGCGCAACCTCACCGATTCACTCGGCGTGCGAGGTCTCGGCTGCATGGATCTCGTGCTCGATGATGTGGCCGTTGGCGTGGAGGACGTGATCGGCGAGCCGGGACAGGGATTCGCGATCGCGATGCAGGCGCTCGACGGCGGCCGCATCGCGATTGCCGCGCAGGCGCTCGGCGTTGGAGAGGCGTCGCTGCAACAGGCGCTCGCCTACGCGAAGCGTCGTGTCGCGTTCGGGCAGCCGATCGCGGACTATCAGGCGGTCCAGTTCATGCTGGCCGACATGGCCACGGGACTCGAAGCCGCGCGGATGCTGACATGGCGCGCGGCGACAACGAAGGCGCGCAGAGGGCGCGTGACTGTCGAAGCCGCGATGGCCAAGCTCGCCGCCTCGGAGGCCGCGCACGCCGCCGCCGATCGTGCGATGCAGATTCTCGCCTCGGAAGGGTATCGTCGTGGCTCGACGGCGGAACGCTTCTTCCGCGACGTCCGCGCGACGGAGATCTATCAGGGCACGTCGGAGGTGCAGCGCATGGTGATTGCCGAAGGAGTTGTCTGA
- a CDS encoding c-type cytochrome — protein MRIFIKTLVLLVCCVAAIAAGGFTYLMLGYPKVGPAPDVTIERTSERIARGKYLADHVAACTDCHSQRDWARYAGPVKDGTYGAGGEVFDESMGMPGRVVSRNITPGALGDWTDGEILRAMTAGVSRDGSPLFPLMPYLDYGAHMDPEDAKAIVSYLRTIPASSHAPEPTRLNFPLPLIVRTMPQQPARVATRPATDDRVAQGEYLVQMAGCTHCHTPMDDSRQPLPGRTLAGGTPFAFPNGVVARAANLTPHASGIGAWTEADFVQRFKSAAVEPQLVVAGGFNTPMPWQAYAGMTSDDLGAIYAYLRTLPAVDHAVEKVGYLQAGTAIP, from the coding sequence ATGCGTATCTTCATCAAGACACTCGTCCTGCTCGTCTGCTGTGTGGCCGCCATCGCGGCAGGCGGCTTCACGTATCTCATGCTCGGCTACCCGAAGGTCGGGCCCGCGCCAGACGTCACGATCGAGCGAACGTCCGAGCGCATCGCGCGCGGCAAGTACCTTGCCGACCACGTTGCCGCGTGCACCGACTGCCACAGCCAGCGCGACTGGGCACGCTACGCCGGGCCAGTCAAGGACGGCACGTATGGTGCCGGAGGCGAAGTGTTCGACGAGTCGATGGGGATGCCCGGCCGCGTCGTGTCGCGCAACATCACGCCCGGCGCGCTCGGCGACTGGACCGACGGCGAGATCCTGCGCGCGATGACTGCTGGAGTCTCGCGCGACGGCTCGCCGTTGTTCCCGCTCATGCCGTATCTCGACTACGGTGCGCACATGGATCCCGAAGACGCGAAGGCGATCGTGAGCTACCTGCGCACGATTCCAGCCTCGTCGCACGCACCGGAGCCCACGCGACTGAACTTCCCGCTTCCGCTCATCGTGCGTACGATGCCGCAGCAGCCCGCGCGCGTTGCGACGCGACCGGCGACAGACGATCGTGTCGCGCAGGGCGAGTACCTCGTGCAGATGGCCGGCTGCACGCACTGCCACACGCCGATGGATGACAGCCGGCAGCCGCTGCCGGGACGTACGCTGGCCGGAGGCACGCCGTTCGCGTTCCCGAATGGCGTCGTGGCTCGCGCGGCCAACCTGACACCGCACGCCTCGGGCATCGGCGCGTGGACCGAAGCCGACTTCGTGCAGCGCTTCAAGAGCGCCGCGGTCGAACCGCAACTGGTGGTCGCAGGCGGATTCAACACGCCGATGCCGTGGCAGGCCTACGCCGGCATGACGTCCGATGACCTCGGCGCCATCTACGCCTACCTGCGCACGCTGCCCGCCGTCGACCACGCGGTCGAGAAGGTCGGCTACCTGCAGGCCGGCACGGCGATCCCGTAA